A stretch of Lactuca sativa cultivar Salinas chromosome 6, Lsat_Salinas_v11, whole genome shotgun sequence DNA encodes these proteins:
- the LOC111895160 gene encoding aspartate aminotransferase, chloroplastic has translation MASTFLSLPSVSPSAAQSVQDKCKDKMKSGNAFKSAFFGKDKQPLSVKTKSHGRITMAVAVKASRFDNITMAPPDPILGVSEAFKADTNELKLNLGVGAYRTEELQPYVLKVVRKAENLMLERGENKEYLPIEGLAAFNKATAELLFGADNPVLHEQRVATIQGLSGTGSLRIAAALIERYFPGAKILISSPTWGNHKNIFNDARVPWSEYRYYDPKTVGLDFDGMIEDIKAAPEGSFVLLHGCAHNPTGIDPTPQQWEKIADVIQEKNHFPFFDVAYQGFASGSLDEDASSVRLFAARGMELLVAQSYSKNLGLYAERVGAINVLCSSPDAAIRVKSQMKRIARPMYSNPPVHGARIVANVVGNPDFFNEWKDEMEMMAGRIKSVRQKLYNNLSSKDKTGKDWSFVLKQIGMFSFTGLNKAQSDNMTDKWHIYMTKDGRISLAGLSAAKCEYLADAIIDSYHNVS, from the exons ATGGCTTCGACGTTCCTTTCCCTCCCCTCAGTTTCTCCATCTGCAGCACAGTCAGTGCAAGACAAGTGCAAG GACAAAATGAAGTCTGGAAATGCTTTCAAAAGTGCTTTCTTTGGGAAAGACAAACAACCCCTCTCTGTGAAAACAAAG TCTCATGGGCGTATTACAATGGCTGTTGCTGTTAAAGCTTCACGCTTTGATAACATAACAATGGCTCCCCCAGATCCAATTCTTGGAGTTTCTGAAGCATTCAAAGCTGACACAAATGAGTTGAAACTTAATCTTGGTGTTGGAGCATATCGTACAGAAGAACTTCAGCCCTATGTTCTTAAAGTTGTCAGAAAG GCTGAGAATCTTATGCTGGAAAGGGGAGAAAACAAGGAG TATCTTCCTATTGAAGGATTGGCTGCATTCAACAAAGCAACAGCTGAGTTGTTGTTTGGAGCAGATAATCCAGTTCTTCATgaacaaaga GTTGCTACTATACAAGGTCTCTCAGGCACTGGCTCTCTTAGAATTGCTGCAGCATTAATTGAGCGATACTTTCCCGGAGCAAAAATTCTAATATCATCTCCAACTTGGG GTAATCACAAGAATATTTTCAACGATGCTCGGGTCCCATGGTCAGAGTACCGATACTACGATCCAAAAACAGTCGGTCTAGATTTTGATGGAATGATTGAGGACATAAAG GCAGCTCCGGAAGGATCCTTTGTGCTTCTTCATGGCTGTGCTCACAACCCAACAGGCATCGATCCAACACCTCAACAATGGGAGAAAATTGCTGATGTCATTCAAGAAAAAAACCATTTTCCATTTTTCGATGTTGCTTATCAG gGATTCGCCAGTGGAAGCCTTGATGAAGACGCCTCTTCTGTGCGATTATTTGCAGCCCGTGGAATGGAGCTTTTAGTTGCACAATCATACAGTAAAAATCTCGGTCTTTATGCCGAAAGAGTTGGAGCTATAAATGTCCTTTGCTCATCACCCGATGCAGCTATAAG GGTGAAGAGCCAGATGAAGAGAATCGCGAGGCCAATGTACTCAAATCCACCTGTACATGGGGCCCGCATTGTGGCGAATGTTGTTGGAAATCCTGATTTTTTCAACGAATGGAAAGATGAAATGGAAATGATGGCTGGAAGGATTAAGAGTGTGAGACAAAAGCTATATAATAATCTCTCTTCAAAGGATAAAACTGGAAAAGATTGGTCTTTTGTTCTTAAGCAAATTGGGATGTTTTCTTTTACTGGTCTTAATAAAGcacag AGTGATAATATGACGGATAAATGGCATATTTATATGACGAAAGATGGAAGAATATCATTGGCTGGTTTATCTGCTGCAAAGTGTGAGTATCTTGCGGATGCTATTATTGATTCGTATCATAATGTGAGTTAG
- the LOC111895217 gene encoding probable receptor-like protein kinase At1g80640 codes for MKILVGFLFNLILNLQITTIDARPTRLILLSDISVHESSPAAAPISSMADLPPGTHTDIQIHQNSNKKLVIGLVSASSLIGIVLLPLTCLWICRRKKLYKSAKINSRRLDSLKGLPLTSFIGRTNTTFNTQKTSVTTMDYNILQSATKNFQESEIIGEGGFGCVYKAQLNDNLLVAIKKLDNKTQNSIKEFQTEIDILSKIQHPNIITLLGYCVHDETKLLVYELMQNGSLESQLHGPSCGSNLTWHCRMKIALDIARGLEYLHERCKPSVIHRDLKSSNILLDSSFNAKLSDFGLAVMEGATSKNIKLSGTLGYVAPEYLLDGKLTDKSDVYAYGVVLLELLLGRRHLEKLTSSKCESIVTWAMPQLMDRSKLPSVIDPVIRDKMDLKHLYQVAAVAVLCVQSEPSYRPLITDVLHSLVPLVPVELGGTLRVAETAVVT; via the exons ATGAAAATTTTGGTGGGTTTTCTGTTTAATTTGATTTTGAATCTTCAAATTACCACCATTGATGCCAGACCCACCAGGTTAATATTACTTTCTGATATCTCTGTTCATGAATCTTCACCTGCTGCTGCTCCCATCTCTTCAATGGCGGATCTCCCTCCCG GAACTCATACGGatatccaaatccaccaaaattCAAACAAAAAGCTTGTTATAGGACTCGTTTCTGCATCTTCTCTGATAGGAATCGTCTTATTGCCCTTAACCTGTTTGTGGATATGCCGCAGAAAGAAACTATACAAATCAGCCAAAATCAACTCCAGAAGATTAG ATTCTTTAAAAGGGCTTCCATTGACTTCATTCATCGGTAGAACAAATACCACTTTCAACACCCAAAAGACATCCGTAACTACAATGGATTACAACATATTACAATCAGCAACAAAGAATTTTCAAGAAAGTGAAATTATAGGTGAAGGAGGATTCGGATGCGTCTATAAAGCTCAACTCAATGATAACTTATTAGTTGCTATCAAGAAACTCGACAACAAAACTCAAAACTCAATCAAAGAATTCCAG ACAGAAATCGATATATTGAGTAAAATTCAACATCCAAACATAATTACTTTATTGGGATATTGTGTTCATGATGAAACAAAGCTACTTGTTTATGAATTAATGCAAAATGGTTCTTTAGAATCCCAATTACATG GGCCTTCTTGTGGATCCAATTTAACATGGCATTGCCGGATGAAAATTGCCCTAGATATAGCAAG agGTTTGGAATATTTACATGAACGTTGCAAACCATCGGTGATTCATAGAGATCTTAAATCATCTAATATACTTTTGGATTCAAGCTTCAATGCCAAG CTTTCGGATTTTGGTCTTGCGGTTATGGAAGGGGCTACTAGCAAAAACATTAAGCTTTCGGGGACATTGGGTTATGTGGCTCCCGAATATCTTTTAGATG GGAAATTGACGGATAAAAGTGACGTTTATGCATATGGAGTTGTACTTTTGGAGCTTCTACTCGGAAGAAGGCATCTTGAAAAATTAACATCATCAAAGTGCGAATCTATTGTCACTTGG GCTATGCCACAACTAATGGACAGATCAAAGCTTCCAAGTGTGATAGATCCTGTGATTAGAGATAAAATGGATcttaaacacctttatcaa GTGGCTGCGGTGGCGGTGTTATGTGTTCAATCGGAACCGAGTTACCGTCCATTGATAACCGATGTTTTACATTCTTTGGTTCCTCTTGTCCCTGTTGAACTTGGAGGGACACTGAGAGTTGCTGAAACTGCGGTTGTAACATGA
- the LOC111895224 gene encoding uncharacterized protein LOC111895224, producing MPTSMRSHRTIEFKTNFMNPRSQTPNFTVPDSRRRTQIRKKNDRKTEAPSKNLVMGQVTILKRGEVLNDSSRILKDVNSREDFTGVASVAGGKDLVADREASKVVMSGRRKQENNRIAPSIMGPDVSKQMKKMSECFAGFIFSDSPPPSSVPLPGFLKRNLLNP from the coding sequence ATGCCTACATCAATGAGATCTCATCGAACGATTGAATTCAAGACTAATTTCATGAATCCCCGTTCTCAAACCCCAAATTTCACAGTTCCAGACAGCCGGAGACGAACACAAATACGTAAGAAGAATGACAGGAAAACGGAGGCGCCGTCTAAAAACCTTGTCATGGGACAGGTTACGATACTGAAACGCGGTGAAGTTTTGAATGACTCGTCGAGAATTTTGAAAGATGTGAATAGTCGTGAGGACTTCACCGGCGTAGCTTCCGTCGCCGGAGGAAAGGATTTGGTTGCCGATCGAGAAGCTTCGAAAGTTGTGATGAGTGGTCGGAGAAAACAGGAGAATAATAGGATTGCTCCATCAATTATGGGACCCGATGTGTCGAAGCAGATGAAGAAGATGAGTGAATGTTTTGCAGGTTTTATATTCTCCGATTCACCTCCTCCGAGTTCAGTTCCATTGCCTGgttttttgaaaagaaatttgTTAAATCCATAA